The Sphaerochaeta globosa str. Buddy region TAGAGAATGCACAATGCATAGTAAAAAAGCGTAATTGTGGTTGTGACAAAAAAGAAAGTACCTCGTCGATAGATGTTCTGTTCATCAACGAAGAAAAACCACCCCGTCCAATAGCTTGCCAAGCTGAACATCGCGTTGACAATAAGGGGAAGCATCAAAAGGGGGCTATGTTTTCGGAAACTGAAATAGCCGATAAATTTCAGCAGGAAGAAGCAGACGACCGGGGAGAGGGAGAAACCGAGCACATTGGTAGCCCGGTGAAAGAATATCTGGTTGGCATTTCCAACATCAGCTACCTGGTAGGCAAACAACTCGGTTCCCAGCAACACAAGCAAAGAGCACGCAGAGAGGATATACCAACGATTGCGGGGATTGCTCTGTACACTCCTGCTTGCCAAGGCGATGGCAAAAAGCATCATGACTGCTGAAAGCAGGTCCAATTCTATCGTTGCTTGCATGAATTTCCCCTTGATTCGTATGATGACACACCCATTTCTGTTTGCCTAGGGGAAAGGTTGCCACACAAGCTTCACTTGCGTACTATACGCATATGCACCCTCCACTTCCCCAGTATCCGGCAACACTGCATGCCCTCTATTTGCAACATCTGCTGCTGACCAAACGCTGTGTCGATTTCGATGCACAGTGTTCCTATTCCATCGACCGGTTTTTTGAAAGCGGCGGGGGTAGTATGTTCGGGGTGCTGGTTGCACAAGACAAGGATGGCAATGAGATACTGCTCAAAGCATTTTCCGGAAGTCTGGGAGGGAAGCGCAACCTACCGGGCTGGGCCAAGCATCTGGTAGAAGACCAAGCGTACGATTCCTATATGCAGATGTACGACCAGAGAATCAAAGAGCAGGAGGATGAACTACAGCGCATCAAACTCTCCCAAAAGGCTCTTTGCCACTACTACAGCCTCTATCACCTGAGCACTATCGACGCAAAGCAGGTTTCGCTTGCCTCTTGCTTCCCCTCTGCCAATATACCCACCGGCAGTGGCGATTGTTGTGCGATCAAGCTGCTTCATGCAGCATTTTCCCAAGGACTGAAGCCGATCAGCATGGCCGAATTCTTCTTCGGCTCAAGCCCCAATCGTGAACATCTGGCCTTGTATGGTCCCTGTGACCAAAAATGCAAACCCATTCTCAAGCAAATGCTTGGTCTGGACATCGTCTATCAGGATGAACACATTGTGGTGGTCAATAAACCGTCCGGACTGCTTTCGGTACCCGGACGAACACAAGACAAGATCGATTCAGTGGAAACACGCATCCGTCTTCTGTATCCCCATGCTCCCTTGCAGTGTGCAACCCATCGCCTGGATATGGACACCTCCGGCCTCTTGGTGGTTGCACTCAATAAACAGGCACACAGCAGGATGCATATACAGTTTCGTGAACAACAGGTAAAGAAGAGCTATATCGCCCTGCTTCAGGGTGTGGTTAAGCAAAAGAGCGGATCCATCACGCTGCCCTTCCGAGTCGATATCACCAACCGCCCCCACCAAATCTATGATGAGGTACATGGCAAATGGGGAACGACTCACTATACGCGCCTTGGTGTGGAACGTACTGCAGAAGGTGAGCTCGTAACCCGGATGCTGTTTGAGCCGCAAACAGGCAGGACCCACCAGCTCAGGCTCCACAGTTCCCATCCCAAGGGGTTGGGAATTCCCATAGTTGGAGACCGACTCTACGGCAGCGGGATGACCGAACGGCTGTACCTGCATGCCCAGAGGATTAGCTTCTCACATCCCATCAGCGGCCAAATGATGGACTTTTGTACAGAAATACCGTTCTAAACAACACATAGTCCCTACCTCGTACTTTCTTGGCCGTAAAAGCTGGTGTATAGTTGATGGTCAGGGGGCAATGCATGCATAGGAAAAACAACGCACTGTATATCGACCTTGAGAACATACCATCAGGCCTTGATCTGAAGATGCTCTTCGAGGAGCTTACACTCAAACATAATGAAAGCCCTGAGGAAGAGAATATTTTCGTCATTAAAATGGCTTGCGGCAACTCAGCATCGATTAAGAAACTGGAAAAACAGCTCGCTGAATACAACTTTACCATTCGTGACACCCCGTCGATTACCACCAACTACAAGAACAGAGCCGACCTGATTATTAGCCTCGAAGCGCTGGAGACCATCATCATCAACACCCCGGTCATCGACCGTTATGTTTTCATCACCAGCGATAGCGATTTCACCGTCATTATGGAAGCGCTGAGAAAGTATGGAAAGGAAGTGTATTTGGTAACCAAGGAATCGGTAAGCGACAAGCCGATTTTCAACAATTGTTGTGATGAGATTTTGATCATTGAGTCCTTCATGCCCAAACCAAAAACAGAAGAACCGAAAGAGGCAGAGAAAGGCAAGGTTAAAAAGGCTGAAAAACCCGATGCGGCACATACCAAGAAAATGGACCTGCTGGTTGAGGATTTAATGAAAAAGGTGGTTGAATCCTTCGACCCTGATGCCTGGCAGCTTGTCAGCTATGCGGGGGTGAAGTTCCATCAGATGGATAAAAGCCGGATGATCGAGCGCAGCAGTTATCGGAGCCTCGGCAACTTGCTGTCCAAGCTGGAACAGGAGAGATTCATTGAACGGAAGCTCAACGAAAAAGGGCATCCTGAAATACGCAAAGCATCTGTATCTGTATCACCATAGGAGTATACGATGTCCCCCACCTCTTTTGATCAGCACCTGCAACGTACTCTGTTGCTCCTCGTCATGCTCATGCTTTGCCTGGCATTTTTCTTCGACTCATTCTTGTCCATTCCCGCGCTGGATAACGAGCCAACCACCGAATGGGAGGGACCTTGGACCATCTATGAAGGACAGCGTGTCCTGGCAACCAAAGTCAAGCTTCCCTACACCATCGAAGGGCCCTTTTTGGGGAAAACCTTTACCGCTTCCTATACCCTGCCTTCCTCGTTCCCAAACCACAATACAGCCATAGCAGTCGATACCAGTATGTGCAGTCTTGTTGTTGATGTGGATGGAAAAGTCTTGTATCGCTACGAAGGACCTGCAGAAGGCTGGGCCCGCCCCGTTTATGGGGGATCTACTCCCCATTTTATTCGCCTTGACGACTCCTATCAGGGGAAAACGCTCTCCCTCACCTTCGAATATACCTCCAACAACTCGTTTGCAGGCCACATCCATGAGGTACGCGCCGGCAGCAAGGCCTCCCTCATCCTTTCCGAGTTCGTGGAATGGCCCTCGCTGTTCTTCGGCTTTTCACTGCTTTTGCTCGGCTTCCTCATTGCACTCTTCTCTTTTTCCATCCAGTCGAGGGAAGAGCGCAAGAGTTTTTTCTATTTCGGCATGGTGCTGCTCGCCCTCGGCGGGTGGGTGTTCAGCCAGACTCCCAGCAAATTCCTGCTATTTCGCAATCCCGCCCTCCCGATGAATCTCAGCTTCTTCGCCCTCTATACCCTTCCTACCTTTTTAACCAACTACATCCTCTACTCCTATCCGGTACACCG contains the following coding sequences:
- a CDS encoding RluA family pseudouridine synthase, whose product is MHPPLPQYPATLHALYLQHLLLTKRCVDFDAQCSYSIDRFFESGGGSMFGVLVAQDKDGNEILLKAFSGSLGGKRNLPGWAKHLVEDQAYDSYMQMYDQRIKEQEDELQRIKLSQKALCHYYSLYHLSTIDAKQVSLASCFPSANIPTGSGDCCAIKLLHAAFSQGLKPISMAEFFFGSSPNREHLALYGPCDQKCKPILKQMLGLDIVYQDEHIVVVNKPSGLLSVPGRTQDKIDSVETRIRLLYPHAPLQCATHRLDMDTSGLLVVALNKQAHSRMHIQFREQQVKKSYIALLQGVVKQKSGSITLPFRVDITNRPHQIYDEVHGKWGTTHYTRLGVERTAEGELVTRMLFEPQTGRTHQLRLHSSHPKGLGIPIVGDRLYGSGMTERLYLHAQRISFSHPISGQMMDFCTEIPF
- a CDS encoding NYN domain-containing protein; protein product: MHRKNNALYIDLENIPSGLDLKMLFEELTLKHNESPEEENIFVIKMACGNSASIKKLEKQLAEYNFTIRDTPSITTNYKNRADLIISLEALETIIINTPVIDRYVFITSDSDFTVIMEALRKYGKEVYLVTKESVSDKPIFNNCCDEILIIESFMPKPKTEEPKEAEKGKVKKAEKPDAAHTKKMDLLVEDLMKKVVESFDPDAWQLVSYAGVKFHQMDKSRMIERSSYRSLGNLLSKLEQERFIERKLNEKGHPEIRKASVSVSP